Sequence from the Fragaria vesca subsp. vesca linkage group LG4, FraVesHawaii_1.0, whole genome shotgun sequence genome:
TTATGGTTGAGAGAAGGGGTGAGGAGGAGCAGTTTACCTCGGAGCACATTGCCGAATGCATGAAGAAAGGTAGCTGTTATGGTTGGAACTGAATTTAGCTTTGAAGGAAGTGGTTCGGAACTGAATTTAGCTGTTGTGGTTGTTTGATGCAGTTATAGCGGTGAATCTGAAGGAGACGGTGCAGGTTGATAAGGATCTTCAGATCCGTGCGTACTATGCAGGACATGTAAGGCTTTCGTGTTGTCATTTGCTCTTGACTGTTGAGTCATGAACTTCTGATTATAGTGTGTTTTTTTTTATGCTTGGAAGGTTCTTGGAGCTGCAATGTTTTATGCAAAGGTGGGAGATGCTGCTATGGTGTACACGGGAGACTATAATATGACACCAGATAGGCATCTTGGAGCAGCTCAAATTGATCGACTAAGTTTGGACCTTGTTATTACAGAGTATGCGATCTGTGTGCTTGTTCCTTATTTACGTGTCTGTTCTGTTGTAGCGTATTCTAATATATGTTTACACTTACATTCTGGTACGGCCTATTGATCTTTACTTGTGAATTGTGATTATTTCAGATTCTGTTTTCTTTAGCTTATTTCGAGGAACATGATGTTTATCCTTTGTTGTGGTGACACCACAATCCTTGATGCTTCATCATCTTTCCTACATTAGAGTTTGCTTCAAGGTTTGAGTTTAAGATTAACTCTGGAGTATAGAATTGTGTGTGTGTGTGTGTGTCTCAGTACACTGCTTTATAGTTTTATCTTTGCTACTCCAAGTTTGACTTCTGTGCCTATACCTGTTTAACAGTTCCACGTTACTGGTTCTCTTTTCAGAACTTAGGACACCATGTTTTAATGCATGAAACCTTTTTGTTGGGTACCTGCTTATGCATGCTATGCTGTAGGTTAATTTTTTCACTTTTCCTGCTACAGGTCCACATATGCAACAACCATTCGTGATTCAAAATATCCCCGGGAAAGAGAATTTCTCAAAGCTGTATGTAAATGATATAGCAACAGCTCATGCTATAGTTTTCTTACACCTTTGAATTCTAATTTAAGATCTTCTGGATTCTTTGTTTTAATCAAACGTCCTTATGGTTTTGTCTTGGTTTCACATTTGATTTCTCTCTGAAGGTGGTTGTGTTGTTGATTTATATCCAGGTTCATACTTGTGTTGCCGGTGGGGGAAAAGTGCTAATTCCTTCATTTGCTTTGGGAAGAGCTCAGGTAAATCAACCAAGATAGTTCTGATTGGTTTGACTTCAATTATCTGTATTTAAACTCCAATCTGATACTGTCTTAGTTAAAGAAGTGTAAAGAAGTCATTCTAATCAGCACTCTTAACCAATTTATGCCTTTCAAGATGTGTAGGCTATAAAGTGGATCAGTATTCATAGATTTAATTCTTATGGAAATGAAATGGCATTTTGGAAGCTAAAATATATATTAATTGTAATATTGTATGAATTAGAAGGTGTTAATCTCATTAAAATCAGACACAATAACAATAATGCTGGATTATCCATATCCTTATCTTGAATTTGGAATGCTTTTCTTAGTTTTGAATGATTCAATTTGCTAATTCAATAAGTAATCTAATACCATGCAGGAGCTCTGTATCTTATTGGAAGACTACTGGGAGCGCATGAATTTAAAGGTTCCTATTTACTTCTCAACAGGTTTGCAGTTGCTTCTCCTCATACATAACTCTTTGCATGATATGTTGTTAAATTTCCTGTTTTTCAGTAAATCAGGAAAATGTACACTTTGCTGATATCAAACTTTTACTGATGATAATTCTTACAGCTTTGACCCGTCAAGCCAATATGTATTATATGATGCTCATCAGTTGGACCAGCCAGAAAATCAAAGAAACACACTCCACACATAATGCTTTTGATTTCAAAAATGGTAATTCTTTTTCATCTATCAGTTCTGAGGTAATGGAATAGTTTGTGATGTGTTTCTTGAGGACATCAAGTGGATAGCTTAAATAAGAGGTACTTCATCCAGTAGCAATATGAAATGTTGATGAACAGAGAAAAAAAAAATGTAGAAAATGGAAAATGAAAAGTGGAATGGAAGTTATTACTCCGTTTTCCATTTTGTTTTAAATTCATGGGCTCGTCCTATGCAAGGCCTCTCGCTTGCTGATTCTGACATAAAACTAGTGGAAAATTATCTGTATTGCCTTTCCATAAGTTATACTTTGGTAGTTGATTGGACCCAAACACATGAAACATTCATGAACTGGTACTAGTTTTTTCTTCCCTTCTTCAAGCTTTTAAGTAAGGATCATTAAATAGTAAAACAATCTTCCTCGTTTGGATTCGTTAACAAATGTATTAAACTACTGATTGAACAACAATAATAAGTGTACCATATTAACTTTCTGAGAATTGATCTAAAAATTTATTGTTTCATTGCTTATAGAGTATTGTATAATAATCCCTCCATCTTACTTTCATGAGTTTGAATGCTGCAGTTCACAAATTTGAACGGTCTATGATAGATGCTCCTGGACCTTGTGTTCTGTTTGCCGGACCAGGGATGATAAGTGGTGGTTTTTCACTTGAGGTTTTTAAGCACTGGGCTCCATCAGAAAAGAATCTTGTCATAATGCCTGGGTAACTGCCTTCTCTGTTACGTAGTTTCCAAATCGTGAATTTATCGCGGATATCAATAGTAGACTTTTGGTTGAAACCCAGATGGTGATTTACTATAACAACATCCAAAGAAAAAATTGTCAAATTTATTTCAGGCTAGCTGGTAAACCGACCTGGCTTTGAAATCTCTACTGCAAAGAATGTTTTATGTTCATATGTCCATGGTTTTTTATTCATGTTTGTGCCAACTTGAGCTGCCTATGAAATCTCTGCTGCAAAGATGTTTTTATGTTCATATGTCCATGGTTCTTTGTTCATGTTTGTGCCAAGTTGAGCTGCCCATGACTTCTCTACTCCAAAGAATGTCTGTTTGTTCATATGTCCATGGTTCTGTGTTCATGTGTGTGCCAAGTTGAACTTTTAGTGATTCTTTCTTCTTTTCTAGGTATTGCGTGGCTGGAACCATAGGACATAAATTAATGTCAGGTAAACCGACCAAAATTGATCTGGATAAAGACACCAGAATTGATGTGCGATGCCAGGTTTGTCTTCTTCACTTACTCCTTTACATGATTTCACTGGTGAATTCATATGAATTCTGTTGAGTTAAAATGAATTTATTGATGAAGTGATTTGTTTGTTTGCCAGATTCATCAATTGGCTTTCAGCCCTCATACAGATGCCAAAGGGATTATGGATCTGGTGAAGTTTCTTTCTCCCAAGCACGTTATACTAGTTCATGGTGAGAAGCCTAAGATGGCTACTCTGAAAGGAAGAATCGAAACCGAACTGGGAATTCAATGCTATTATCCTGCAATTAATGAGACTGTGTCGATTCCTTCCACCCATTATGCGACAGCAGTGACTTCTGATGCATTTGTCCAAAGTTGCTCGAGTCCAAACTTCAAGTTTTCTACAAGCAGCTCAGAACACTCACAAGGTTCTAGTAACAGTAAATCCATTCCACGGCTGCGAGTAAGTGATGATAGGGTAGCCGAAGGGATCTTGGTTATGGAGAAAAACAAAAAGGCCAAGGTAGTGCACCAAGATGAGCTCCCGCTCATGTTAGGAGAAAAGAAGCACCAAGTCAAGTTTGCCTATTGCTGTCCTGCTCACATCGGTAACTCGCAAGAGAATACCAGTCTGCCTCTGTCATCAACAAACAATGATCTGCTTCAGCTATTTTCTGCAAAACTTGCAAATGAACTCTCCGAGGGGAACATTCAACATTTCGGAGATCACCTTCAGTTAGAGTCGATTCATGTCTCGATTTGTTCGAATAACGATTGTCCTTACAGATTAAGTGACAATGGTGCTGAAGAACAACGCGAGCCAGTGTTCTTCTGCTGTAGTTGGGAAATGGAAGATGAGAAGCTTGCATGGAAAGTCATCTCAATTTGTCAAAAACCGACGCTTCGAGGGTGATAGTACAAATAGAGTGTTGACGTAATGCTATCGACTAGTCGTGCTGTCCTACTACTAGCGCGTGTGATGTGGTTAGAACAAGTGGACACAACCGGCTACGTACAAAGCCATTGAACTTTGGGTGAAGCAAATTTCGAAAGGACGGACTATTCTTTATCAAAAAAATATTTCCTTTTTCGGTGGAGGGATGGAAATTTTGGATCTTTCTTTTGAAAGAAAACTTGGATTTGATAATCTCGACAAGGAGCTCGATCACATCTGGAGATAACGCGGTCTAACTTTTATGTTTCTCAAAATGCACGATGCAGTTACTACTTACAAGTCTAATTTTCAAGAACTAATTGTACGTCAATCAACCAAATAATGAATTATCATGAATTGTATGTCAACGAACAAAACAATGACAGTTACTATACATGTGTCTTTGGTCAGTA
This genomic interval carries:
- the LOC101304092 gene encoding cleavage and polyadenylation specificity factor subunit 3-II-like, producing MAIDSLVLGAGQEVGKSCVIVTINGKRIMFDCGMHMGHLDHRRYPDFSLINNQTLTCIVITHFHLDHIGALPYFTQVCGYNGPIYMTYPTKALAPLMLEDYRKIMVERRGEEEQFTSEHIAECMKKVIAVNLKETVQVDKDLQIRAYYAGHVLGAAMFYAKVGDAAMVYTGDYNMTPDRHLGAAQIDRLSLDLVITESTYATTIRDSKYPREREFLKAVHTCVAGGGKVLIPSFALGRAQELCILLEDYWERMNLKVPIYFSTALTRQANMYYMMLISWTSQKIKETHSTHNAFDFKNVHKFERSMIDAPGPCVLFAGPGMISGGFSLEVFKHWAPSEKNLVIMPGYCVAGTIGHKLMSGKPTKIDLDKDTRIDVRCQIHQLAFSPHTDAKGIMDLVKFLSPKHVILVHGEKPKMATLKGRIETELGIQCYYPAINETVSIPSTHYATAVTSDAFVQSCSSPNFKFSTSSSEHSQGSSNSKSIPRLRVSDDRVAEGILVMEKNKKAKVVHQDELPLMLGEKKHQVKFAYCCPAHIGNSQENTSLPLSSTNNDLLQLFSAKLANELSEGNIQHFGDHLQLESIHVSICSNNDCPYRLSDNGAEEQREPVFFCCSWEMEDEKLAWKVISICQKPTLRGHPFLNLTSILITTAMSSASSATTTAPLLLPRQGSDGRDSSSDLASPTTRPATLAMLLGRATGRRGPSMLVRETAARELDERRADWGYSKPVVALDMMWNTAFVVVSVVMLILTRDERPNTPIRLWICGYALQCFVHVALVWVEYRRRTSRRGRRTAEAQQSSEADANESDDEAAMDLGAPIRSSVSKRCESINTMVSFLWWIVGFYWVVSGGDRLLQDAPRLYWLSVVFLAFDVFFAIFCVVLACLIGIALCCCLPCIIAILYAVAGQEGASEADLSILPKYRFRISGEEKSSVGAGKMIPMETTSAYPAVERILLPEDAECCICLSQYEDGADLHTLPCNHHFHANCIVKWLKMNATCPLCKYNILKGSEQV